The sequence below is a genomic window from Saccopteryx leptura isolate mSacLep1 chromosome 3, mSacLep1_pri_phased_curated, whole genome shotgun sequence.
gcctctgtgtgtgtCCATTGCATACAATAGTCTCATCTGACCCTCacctcctcctggcagaaggtgCCCTCTAGCTTAAGCTTACTTGCCCCCTGGATGGGGAAGCTGCTGCCATGAGACAGTGATGGCCCCAGCCAGCAAGAAGGGGGCCCAGGCTATGGGGTCACCTATGTCCCTCCAAATTAACTCTGGAGTTGCTTCTTAATTTTTCATGTCAAAGTCATCAACACCATTTACTGGGCACCTACTGCAGTAgcgtgggagggggaagggggtctatcatgccccAGGCACCAAATGGTCTCCAAGCCAAACAAGAAAAGCTAGTAGAAGGGGAGGAGGGCGCCAATAAAGTGTCATGCCCCTGGGCGCCAGTTGTGTTGCTAGGCCCCTGACCTACTGTGTGTGGTCCCTGCCTTCAGAGGACTGCCAGGCCAGCCGGGAGACAAGATGCCCAGCTATGAGGCAGGTGGGGAACACAGGAGGTGCAGGGTgagcagaggggaagaggaggcccGCGGGccggagggacagggaggaggaggacgcACCCCTGCGGGCGCGTCCCTGTTTGGCTGTGGTTGGGTCTCTAGCTGACACTTTGCAGCCGACCCCGCCCTGGGATAATTGCActggacacaggagggagggcaggggtgggtgggcAAGGGAATGGGTGAACTGGGCAACGAGTGTCTTAGTGTGACTGCGAGAATACTTGAGCTCAGATGGACCGGACTCAGCTCGTGTCCCTTCCCACAGTATTCTGAGCTGCCCCGGTCATACCTCCAAACCCAGCAGTGAGGGTGCAGGTTCCTTCCATTCatgccctccctcctttcttttcttcctccttcctcaagCACTCCTGAGAACTGCCCCACAGAGGGTGAGAGACATGGAGATAGAGATGCCAGGTGATGGGGCCCCAGGGTGCACGAGAGCAGCCACTTGCTGGGGCCGGTGGGCCCTCTACTCCCTGTGGAGTGGAGGGACCGggccagagaggaggaggaggaggaggcagtgaAAACTGCTGCCCCCAGGCCTTGTCTGGGTTGAGCAACCCCAGCATCTCAGACCAGAGACAGGCTGTGCAGAGCCCTGGTGACTAACCAGGGCAGCAGCCTATGCTTTGCCAGGAGGACTGGAGGGGACTGgccctcctggggcagaggcaggacAGCCAGCAAGTTGAGCCTGGCCCAGGTAGGGCCTGGGAAGGGGTGGGACAGAGTCCAGCCCTGACGATCACTCATCCACCCATCTGATCAAGGCCGGCCTCCCTCCCTAGCGCCGTCCCAGGTGGTGGTGATCCGCCAGGAGCGGGCAGGGCAGACCAGCGTCTCGCTGCTGTGGCAGGAGCCAGAACAGCCCAATGGCATCATCCTGGAGTACGAGATCAAGTACTACGAGAAGGTGCCAGCCTGCGCagggaggaagggggcggggagcCAGGCAGGGGTGCCCTTGGCTGACTGCCCCTCCCGTGGACAGGACAAGGAGATGCAGAGCTACTCCACCCTCAAAGCTGTCACCACCAGGGCCACCGTCTCGGGCCTCAAGCCGGGCACCCGCTACGTGTTCCAGGTCCGAGCCCGCACCTCGGCGGGCTGCGGCCGCTTCAGCCAGGCCATGGAGGTGGAGACCGGGAAACCCCGTGAGTGCAGGGAGCGGAGtggggagggtcagggaggggcGCCAGACCCTGTGGTCAGAGGAAGGGAACTTGCTGAGCTGGTTGCCTGTGCTGGGTTGGCATTGGGGGGGAGGAGGCTGGCATTTTTACAGCTGAAAATAAGTGACCACAAGATCTTGAAGGCTCGTGGAGAAAGAAAGTGGCTTGCCCAAAGCAACCGAGCTCGTCACAGCCCATACACACTGGCTTTTACTAAATAGCAGGGTGACTGGTAGGCATCATGATGCCCTTTGCTAGCGTGATAACCTTACCATTGCCCCAGAGACCCTTTAGTGGGTTGGCATTATCCacacccccatttcacagagcaGTCAAGTGAAAGGTTGCCCAAGGTTGCCCGGCaaagcaggatttgaacctgCTTTGTTTGGGGTCAAATTCTGTGCCCCTTCCCCAGTATCACCCTGCCTCGGCCTCCTGCATGGTGGCTCCCGCAGTGTAGCCATCCGCAGCGCCAGGGAGCTGTAGGAAGTGCTGATTGTCTGAATCAGAAACCCAGGCGCTGGGTGCACATCGATGTAGGTTTGTATCAAACCTGCAGGGTCATGCTGAATACACTCAAGCGGGAGCACCCCTGGCCCCATCTCTGGCTGGTCGCGGTGGTGCCAGGAAAGAAGGTTCCAGGCCGTTAATGCCCCAGCTCACCGGCACTCCCTTGGCGCTTGTGTGTCTCCATTGCTCCCGGGTCTGACAGCACGTGGAGACTGTCTAGGGAGGAAGCCCGCCCCCGCTGCGTGCTGTGGCTTTGTGTTGGGAACCTCAGGTTTCTCTTCGGTAAATGGAAGATAATATCTTCCTGGAAGGCGTGTGGGAGGGTTCATTGAGACTGGAACGTGCAGCTCTCAATGGATATGTTTTACTCatattacaggtgaggaaactgaggctcagagaagtctaGTGAGTCTCCCCAGGTCACAAAGCCCCAGGAAGTGGTGGCACCAGGCCGGGAAGCCAGGAAGCCTGAGGCAGCAGggttttaaaggaaaatttagTAGAGGGGAGGTGGGTTCAAAGGAGGAGGTAGCCTGTGGCCCGAGTCAGGGCTGATTCGCAGCCGAGGAGGTTGCCCCCACGCAGGCCCAGGGTGGGCGACCAGAGCCCTGGGCCTGAGGCCAAGGCTGAGAGGCAGCCCCCGTGTCCCCCGCAGGGCCTCGCTATGACACGCAGACCATCGTGTGGATCTGCCTGACACTCATCACAGGCCTGGTTGTGCTTCTGCTCCTGCTCATCTGCAAGAAGAGGTGGgtggtcctgggccccaggcctCAGCCCCTCCCTGGAACGCTGTGTCTCCTGCCCGTGCCTGGGGCGGGGCTCACAGATACCCTGttcttctttctgcctccttggAAGGGACACTCTTCTCTTGTCTTCCATGCCCTGGTCCCCACTCCCATTTTTGTCCACATCTCTGGCCGGTCCTCCATCTCTGCCAGGCCCTCTTCTGCAAACGATTTCCAAAAGCTGGGGACCCGGGGCTTGTCCCAAGgagttctttcttttctgtttaccCAGGTTCAGCTTTTCTGAGTGACCTCATCAGGGCCCGTGGCTTTGACTTCCATGTTCATGCTAACATCCACAAATTTATGTCAACAGCGCAGACCTCTCCCCTGAGGTCAGGTCGCTCTCGCTCATCTCCCCTCAGATGAGTTTTTGACAAACAGCCCCCAGACCTGCACTTCCACAGGCTTCCCCGTCTTAGGATACGACACTGCCATTCATGGGGTTGCTCAAGCCCCAACCCAACTTGTCATCCTTGACTTTCTCTTGGGCCACCTCCATCCACCAGCCAGTCCTGCCGGGTCTCCCGTCAACATCCACCTCCACCTCACTTGATCCTAATGACACTGAAGTGAGGTAGCAGTTCTGACCTGGTTTTGCAGGAGAGTCAATTGGAGATCAGAGCAGTTAGGCCACTTGCCAACAGATGCCagaactgggacttgaacccaggtctgttaGCCAATGAGACACCAGGCTCTTAGTCACTCCCcgatctcctcctcctcctccattccaGAGGAGTGGGGATGGGATGCCGTGCCCGTGTGGGCCCAGGATCCCAGGCAGCAAGAATCGTAGAGCTCCTCCAATAGAGGGagaagctgaggcccagggaaaggAAGGGGCTTGTCAAGGTCACACCGCAGAGCCGGCACCAGGAGCCTCATCGCTCAACCCTCCACCAGGGGCATCTCCATGTAAAGTGGGGCTAATGACACACAGAATTTGCTGGGAGGGCCATGTGGACTCAACTTTGTAAATTATGAAGGGTTTATCGATACCAAGGACATCATAATTCAGCTGAGTTGAGAGCCTAAGGGTGGGAACTCCTTCCaaacaggggcaggggctggggctggggctgggtgtcAGGTGCTGCCCCGAAAGGGGCAGGGGAGTCGAGGGGACGAGTCCGGACTGTCCTCTgcgtgggggcagggctgggactggggAGCTGTGGCTCCGGGCAGAGCCGTGCCCATTCTCCGCAGGCACTGTGGCTACAGCAAGGCCTTCCAGGACTCGGACGAGGAGAAGATGCACTATCAGAACGGGCAGGGTGAGTGTCGgggcccagggctctgaggacACAAGGTCACGGTGGGAACCAGTGCTGGTCGCAGGGTGGTAAGGGGAAAATGTGCCCACAGAAAACACCGGAGCCTCAGAGATAGACAGCAGGTCATCACAGAGACCCGAGACCCAAAAGGTGTAGTGCCATTCACCTTTCATGGGTTCACAGACCGCACTGAGGAGGCCAGGGACCCTCTCCCCAGGGAAATGCACAAATGCATAAATGCATGGGCTCACAATATTGCATACAGTTTCAAGAAGGTTCATATATTCCTGGACAAGAACCCCTGCTAAAGAGTACTTTCAGGACCCTGCGGAGACCCCAGAAAACAAGGCAAATAGGGGGATGCCTTCCTCCAAACCCCACTGTGCCCCTGTAGGCATTCATCTCAGTCATGGAACTGGTTTTCACTGAGCCTGAACGCAGCCTCAGAATCCTTCTTAACACAGTTCTCTAGAAAACCATTTTCAATCAATTCAAAGTCAATACTTGGGATGAAATTGTTTTCGCCACATTCCTATGCCAGAACAATTTAGAAAGATCTTAGGACTCTAGAAGTGACCCCCAAAATTGAAAGACATGCTCCAAATTTACTGGAGACCCCACAGTCCCATAGAGACTCCAGAGCTACTCCACAGAGACCCTATCGTCACTTGGCAAGCACTTACTGGGCACCTAGTGTTTGCCACTTCATCCCGAGATGCCTGGAAACACACCTCATCCTACCCTTAGATGTGCCCCAGGCCCATGGGATGCTGGGAAGGAAAGTCCTCCTGGACCCCACTGAAAGCCCTTCTGCCCTGGCCCCTCAGCACCTCCACCAGTCTTCCTGCCCTTGCACCACCCCCCGGGAAAGATCCCAGAGCCCCAGTTCTATTCAGAACCCCACACCTACGAGGAGCCGGGCCGAATGGGTCGCAGTTTCACCCGAGAGATTGAGGCCTCCAGGATCCACATTGAGAAAATCATCGGCTCTGGTGAGTGTCAGGGctcctgggggtggggactgCATGGAGGCGTGAGCAGGGCAGAGGGCGAGAGGAGCTGTGGAACCCGGTGTGGCCAGGCCCACAGGGGCCCTCCCGTGTGTGAGGCTGGGGGGACGCGGGCGTCGCAGGCTGAGGGAAGAGGGTCCCACTGCCCTCCCCTTTGCCTGCCCCACTTGGGGTCCGCAGGAGAGTCGGGGGAAGTCTGCTATGGGCGACTGCGGGTGCCGGGACAACGAGACGTGCCCGTGGCCATCAAGGCCCTCAAAGCCGGTTACACGGAGAGACAGCGGCGAGACTTTCTCAGTGAGGCGTCCATCATGGGTCAGTTTGACCACCCCAACGTCATCCGCCTTGAAGGCGTCGTCACACGTGGTAGGTGGCAGGGGAAGGCAGCCTCAACCTGCAGGGATCTGGGTCCATCCCCACACCACCCTTCCCTGCCCAAACCCCTGGCTCACATCCCTGGGAAGGGGGCCCAGAGCCTGGGACCCCAGGGGGAACCCTAGGCTCCTCGGACCCTCGGTACTGACCCCGCTCCTGATGGGGAACATGGTCCTGGGGTCTCAGATCAGTATCCTGGGTTCCTCCACCAAGAGCCACTGCCTCGCCGTCCCCCTCCCCAGGCCGCCTGGCAATGATCGTGACCGAGTACATGGAGAACGGCTCCCTGGACGCCTTCCTGAGGGTGCGTGCCCGCTCCACCTTGTCCGGGCTGGGAGAGGGAAGTGCAGCTTGGGTGCTGAGAGAGGATGTGGGGCCACCAAACACCCCTGGGAGCTTGGACCCAACAGCCGTAGGGAAGAGGGAGCCAGGTACCAGGTCTTCACATTCAGACAAACTGCCTGTTAGCCCAGTCACTAGAAAGTCCCTGGGTTGCATGGGGACCTGCTGCCCAGCCATTGGCTAAGAAGGTGCCTCGGTTGTGACCCGGGCACCCAGGGACCCACCCAGACAGGAGGCATGTTGGGTGTCGTGGAAATCCTAGGTTCCCAGCCCTCCTTGCCGTTTACGTGCTGAATACTCTTAGGCACATGGCTTAGCCTCACTGGGCCTTCATTTCTTCTGCAAAATGGATAAACTGTCCTCGCTGCCCCACCGGCCTCTCAGGGTGGCTGTCAGTGTGAATGAGACCTTGGGAACAAACCGTAACCGTCACATTCTTTCCAAGCAGTGAAGCACTTTGCAAACTGCAGAGAGCCTTCCTGCAGCTCAAACCGTGTCCTCTGCAGACTCACGACGGGCAGTTCACCATCACGCAGCTGGTGGGCATGCTCAGAGGTGTGGGCGCCGGCATGCGCTACCTCTCAGACCTGGGCTACATCCACCGTGACCTGGCCGCGCGCAACGTCCTGGTTGACGGCAACCTGGTCTGCAAGGTGTCTGACTTTGGGCTCTCACGGGTACTGGAAGACGACCCTGAGGCCGCCTATACCACCACGGTGCGTGACCCCTCCCCTTTCTGATAGGCCCAGGGAGGGGCAAGGTGGCACAGAGGgcgaccccccccacacacacacacacctgttgtTCAGTGAAGTGGGCAGTTTCTGGGTTGCCTTCTACCTAAAGCAAGCCCGGCCtcttctctgcatctcagtttccccctctggGAAATGGAAACCACCTTGCCTCCCTCTCTTCTATCTCTGGGTGGCTCTGGACCCCAGGGCTGGTCCCCACTGTCACTCGCTGGGGGATTTTGGGAGAGTTAACATCTCTCCGAAACACATCCGTTTCACATCTGTCTCTAAACTTTGGCTAAGTACGAGCATTTTCCAGATGTCTTCCCTGGGGACTTGGGCTTTCCTGGAGGTAGCTGAGGGGTAGCTTTAAAGACAGGAGGCTGTGTGGCAGGGGTCCGGGCCCCCATCCCTGCCTCAGTCAGAACCTTCCCTTTGCATCTCGCCCACTGAGCCTCCAAATAAGGTTctagatcaggcgtccccaaactacggcccgcgggccgcatgcggccccctgaggccatttattcagccccccaccacacttctggaagggccacctctttcattggtggtcagtgagaggagcactgtatgtgggggccctccaacagtctgagggacagtgaactggccctctgtgtaaaaagtttgggtacccctgttctagatagaGAAAGGATTTGTGAACCTCCcccaaacagagagagaggaagaagagaaggagggagaactCGTCCATGGTCTCTGAGCTTCATCCCTTGCTCAGGCATTGGCTCCTTGACTTTAtagttactgagcacctactatgtgccaggcactcacaCAATCTTTCATTCAGTCTTCACAATAGCTCTGTGTGCACGTCCCCCTGACCAGTCCTCCTCCCCAGGCCCCTGGCCATGTCTCCCCCACTGGACTGCTTAACAGGACCTCAGCCTGGGAAACGGGACCCCAGGGTTCAGCTCCCTGGCTCAGGCTAAGGAGAAGCCCTCAACGTTCCCGTGTCCGTCGCAGGGAGGGAAGATCCCCATCCGCTGGACAGCCCCTGAGGCCATCACGTTCCGGACCTTCTCCTCGGCTAGTGATGTGTGGAGTTTCGGTGTTGTCATGTGGGAGGTGCTGGCCTATGGGGAGAGGCCCTACTGGAACATGACCAACCGTGACGTGAGTGTGGGACCCTGGCCGGGCAGAGGCAGTATGGGGCCTTGGAGGGCAGGGCAGTCTCGAACCCAGCACTGTGCTCCCCCTGCCAGGTCATCAGCTCTGTGGAGGAGGGGTACCGCCTGCCGGCACCCATGGGCTGCCCCCAGGCCCTGCACCAGCTCATGCTCGACTGTTGGCACAAGGACCGGGCTCAGCGGCCTCGCTTTTCCCAGATTGTCAGCATCCTTGATGCGCTGATCCGCAACCCTGAGAGTCTCAGGGCCACGGCCACTGTCAGCAGGTGCCTGGCGCCCACCCCAGCTCCGCCCCAGCCTGGATGCCCTCCTAGCATTGCCCTGACTTGGCCCCAGCCCCGggacagccctgccctgccctgccccctggaCCAGACCCAGCCTGAGCCCTCACCCTGGGCCTTCCTCAGCCCTCTCCTTCCAGCCCCTGGGTCAGGCCTCTCAAACCCCTTGCCCACTGCTGAGCCTGGATGGAGGCTGAGGGTAGCTAACGCCAGGGTCCCTGAAGAAGGCAGGGGCCCTGGCAGAGCCCTTACCAAGGACTCGTGTGCCTCAGGTGTCCGGCCCCTGCCTTTGCCCAGAGCTGCTTTGACCTCcgcgggggagggggtggcagcGGGGGCCTCACCGTGGGGGACTGGCTGGACTCCATCCGCATGGGCCGCTACCGGGACCACTTTGCCGCCGGTGGTTACTCCTCTCTGGGCATGGTGCTGCGAATGAACGCCCAGTAAGTGGTGGtcccgtgggggtggaggtggaaggggagggtggggggccAGAGGCAGCTTCAGGGAATGAGTATGTCCCTGTCTCCATGGCTCCCCGCCTCCCAGGCCAACCTGGCCGGCACCACCCTTCCTTCACAGGGATGTGCGTGCCTTGGGCATCACCCTCATGGGCCACCAGAAGAAGATCCTGGGCAGCATCCAGACCATGAGGACCCAGCTGACTGGCACCCAGGGGCCCCACCGGCACCTCTGACCAAACCACGCCAGCCTAGGTCATGCCAGCTGTCAGAGGACTTGCAGGTCTGGCTGGCGGTCAGGGCTGCCCCAGGCTTCCGTCCCTCCTCCTCGGCTGCCTTCCTGTCAGGTGCCAGTGAGGCCGAGGACTCCACCACAGGACCTGGAGTTACCAGGGGTCAGGCCACCTGGAAAGGGATCCCCACAACAGAGGGCCTTCTCTTTCCCGGATGCTGGGGTCTTCATGCCACTGAGCCCAACAGAGATGTCGATCacctgcctctgtgtgtgtgagagtatgagtgtgtgtgtgtatgtgtgtgtgtgtgtgtgtgtgtacacacgtgTGCTCCTGTGCTGTATGGGATGTGTTCCTATAAAGTCACAGgactacgtgtgtgtgtgtgtgtgtgtgtgtgtgtgtgtgtccaccgCCAGGTCCCAGCATGGACATGTGCTAGTTAGGGGACCTCTGATAAGTCATTAAGACATGTACACATGACTGTGGGTGGCATGTCATGAATATGGACGAGTGTCACAAGCCTGTGAGCAGGGATCTTGGTGGGACTCTGCTCACTGGATGCGAGTCCAGGTCCCAGCACCCACAGGGACTGGAGAGAGGCTCGCGCCCACCTCCTCCAGGTCCGgaggctggagccaggggccACTTCTGAACCGCACCAGCAGCAGGCCCACCCTTGTCTCCTCCCGGGTGAGCCCACTCCCGGCTCTATCTCAGGTCCGAGCCCTCCCTCTAGCGGGTGGGGGGCCACCTGCAGCCTCCACCTGGCTTCCACCGCTGCTTCAACAGGAACACAGGGTTTCCGGCCAGCCCCTCTGGCCACCTCTGTATAATGATCATCACTACAGGGTACATGAGATGCCCTCAGCTGGACTTGGCTGCCTGGTCAGAGGCCAGGAGCTACCAAGTTCCCTCTTGTCTGTGATGCCCCTCTACAGCCCAGGGATCCTCACTTGGAAGTCCCTCTGCTAACCTCACTGCTCCCCAGCCCCGTGCCTAGAATCAGGGGCTGGAAGATCCTAGCTTTTCAGCCCCACGTCCACTGTTCCTGCACCATCTAGGCAGACCAAGGGAGTGtgtcttgtccaaggtcacacagcagccaAGTTTCCGAGCTGAGCCTCCTGCCAGGGCTCTCTTCCCTACACCAGTCCACACAGACAGCTGTGGGTAGGAGGGAGATTGGGAAGCCCCCCACTCAGACAGAACCCTCCCTTACGGCCCACCAGGGTATGTAAATATCTGTTTTCTACCAGGTCAGAATATTTTTCCTCACTCCTGACAATGCAAAAATGGTCTTCAAAGCACATAAAAAGCACGCAGGGTGAGAAAGCTCCATCCCTTGGGAGGCTGGCAGGGCCCAAGAAACCCCACCGGGTAGGATGCTGGGTACCCCCTGCTGGCCCCAAGGGAGGGGCAGGCCCAGGCCCACCCCCTGCCCAGCCCTCCCTGTAGCCCCAGCTATTCCGCGGAAACACCAGCActgagccccctccccctcctgcaataATTGGGGAGTCTCAGCCCCGCCCAGGTGCCGCGGCCAGCTCTCTACACCTCTATATGTTACTATATAGTCGAGCTGTTCTTCCTTCCTATGGAAGTTGGAAACATGGTCAAGACACGATCTGGGGAGGACCCTGTCTTCCTCCCATGCTCACCCCACTCTCACCCAGCTCCTGGGCTCTGGATCCTCACAGGGGGACACAGTGGGGCTGGCACTTGCAAAAGTGTGTCCCCGCCTTCCCCTGTGAGGTGCCCCCCCCAGGGTCCCTGGGGTCTGCCTCCCTGTGCTCTCCATCGTGAGTGTTAACTTGCccacaatgaaaataaattctgCCTCATCTTTGCCTGTGTCCCCCActttttccccatctgcacaacCTTGACATCCGGTAAGGAAGGGGTAACTTTATGCTGTGCACCTACTTAACACATCGCATGCACTCTACCTTTCcggtcttctcctctctcccagaaGGTAAGATTCAagtgcccattttatagatggagacACTGAATCTCGTAGAGGTCAACCCCATCCTACATCAGGTTCTGAATCGGAACCCAGGTTTGTCCAACTTGAGCCCACACACCACCAGGAAGCACCCACCCCTGTCCCGTATTCTCTCTTCCCAGATGTGCAGACGGTGCTTAACACTGGAGCACGATCCCTTGCATCTGGCCATGCCCTCGCCTCTGGTTCTTCTAGGGAAGGAGAGATGCCCCCTGGAGGTGGAACGCATGAGGAAGAAGCATTTCATGGGAACAGCTTCCTGGGGACCAAGGGGCCCACTGAGAGATGAGTGCTGTCGGGCGGGGAAGGGAAGGTGGAGTGCAAGCATATTCCATAGTTACAtcaggaagctgaggacccatctctgctccaggagggaggggacagcagcAGGAGCCAGGGTGGTGGCTGCCATCAGAGGCTGGGCAGGAGACAGGGGCAGAGCCGAGTCCAGCTGTGTCTGTCTGAGTCAGTGGCACAGACATTTGGGGACGATGTCCACGAGTCGTACTGACGAACGAGTAAATGACCCCCGGAAGCCTTTCTCGCTAAGGGAAGGGCCTTCGGTTCTGCACCTCCCGCAGATTGGTAGAGTGGAACGGGGAGAAAACATTTTTAGCGTGTCCTTGCAGTCTCAGTAATAATCGGGACAGCCCTAAGAGGTTAGTAGTATTGTCTCCATCTTACAGATGGGCAGTCATGCTGAGAGGCCGCTGTCCCGTGAAGCACGCCACCCCATAAAGCTGAATCTGTCGGGTTTCAAGTCAGGTGTGTTCCTCCCCGACACTTCAAACTATTCCAGGCCTTCTCCCCATGGAGGAAGAACATGTCACTACACATTTCTCTCCCCTAAGAACCAATGATCAGAGcctattgagtacctactgtgtgctgcgTGCCACTGGGGATACAAAGAGAAGGTGACGCAGCCCCTTCTCTCCAGAGGCTGCGACTAGGTGGAGATACAGACTGTACAAAAGCAGCTTCCCCAGTGAGACCTAGTGTGTAAGTGTCCAGGAAATGGTGTTAGAGGGGAGAGAACCTGGAAGGCtaaggacttcctggaggaggagacacTCATCAGGGCACTGGGGGATGAGAAGGGTTTGGAGGTTCGTTTCCTAGGCAGCCCCCTGTGCGAGGATGGACTGCAGACGAGAGGATGCCTACGGCCGGAGGGAAAACAAAGCCTGTCATGGGTGGGAAGTCTCCCTGTCGTACAATTGGCTAGCCCCCCTCCAAGCTAATCTgtagattttatttctaataaaatttgcAATGGGGTTTTCTCTACAACTTGAcaatttcatcccaaaatgtgtATGGAATAATAAAGAACCTAGAATAGCCAAGATCATtttgaagaagaaagggaaggaaaaggaagggaaccTCACCCCACCAGATATAGGTAATTACTACAAACTTCAATAATGAAAACAGTTTAATTTAGTCCCAAGAATAGAGAGGCAGATGAAAAAGAATGGAGAGCCAgaccaggcagaggtgcagtggagagagcatcggcctgggatgctgaggacaggtttgaaaccccgaggttgcaggcttgagcacaggctcaccagcttgagcgtgggatcatagacatgaccccatggttgctggcttgagcccaaggccgctggctcaaggaaggggtcacttgctctgctgtagcccccctggtcaaggcacatatgagaaagcaatcaatgaacaactaaggagccgcaacaaagaattgatgcttctcatctcccttcctgatgtctgttcctgtctgtttctctccctctcttttttttttctctctc
It includes:
- the EPHA8 gene encoding ephrin type-A receptor 8 isoform X1; protein product: MAPARGRLPPALWVVTAAAAATTCVSAARGEVNLLDTTTIHGDWGWLTYPAHGWDSINEVDESFRPIHTYQVCNVMSPNQNNWLRTSWVPRDGARRIYAEIKFTLRDCNSMPGVLGTCKETFNLYYLESDRDLGASTQESQFLKIDTIAADESFTGADLGVRRLKLNTEVRGVGPLSKRGFYLAFQDIGACLAILSLRIYYKKCPTMVRNLAAFSEAVTGADSSSLVEVRGQCVRHSEERDTPKMYCSAEGEWLVPIGKCVCSAGYEERQDACVACELGFYKSAPGDQLCARCPSHSHSAAPATQACRCDLSYYRAALDPPSAACTRPPSAPVNLISSVNGTSVTLEWAPPLDPGGRSDITYNAVCRRCPWALGRCEKCGGGTRFVPQQTSLVQASLLVANLLAHMNYSFWIEAVNGVSDLSPEPRQAAVVNITTNQAAPSQVVVIRQERAGQTSVSLLWQEPEQPNGIILEYEIKYYEKDKEMQSYSTLKAVTTRATVSGLKPGTRYVFQVRARTSAGCGRFSQAMEVETGKPRPRYDTQTIVWICLTLITGLVVLLLLLICKKRHCGYSKAFQDSDEEKMHYQNGQAPPPVFLPLHHPPGKIPEPQFYSEPHTYEEPGRMGRSFTREIEASRIHIEKIIGSGESGEVCYGRLRVPGQRDVPVAIKALKAGYTERQRRDFLSEASIMGQFDHPNVIRLEGVVTRGRLAMIVTEYMENGSLDAFLRTHDGQFTITQLVGMLRGVGAGMRYLSDLGYIHRDLAARNVLVDGNLVCKVSDFGLSRVLEDDPEAAYTTTGGKIPIRWTAPEAITFRTFSSASDVWSFGVVMWEVLAYGERPYWNMTNRDVISSVEEGYRLPAPMGCPQALHQLMLDCWHKDRAQRPRFSQIVSILDALIRNPESLRATATVSRCPAPAFAQSCFDLRGGGGGSGGLTVGDWLDSIRMGRYRDHFAAGGYSSLGMVLRMNAQDVRALGITLMGHQKKILGSIQTMRTQLTGTQGPHRHL
- the EPHA8 gene encoding ephrin type-A receptor 8 isoform X2 encodes the protein MAPARGRLPPALWVVTAAAAATTCVSAARGEVNLLDTTTIHGDWGWLTYPAHGWDSINEVDESFRPIHTYQVCNVMSPNQNNWLRTSWVPRDGARRIYAEIKFTLRDCNSMPGVLGTCKETFNLYYLESDRDLGASTQESQFLKIDTIAADESFTGADLGVRRLKLNTEVRGVGPLSKRGFYLAFQDIGACLAILSLRIYYKKCPTMVRNLAAFSEAVTGADSSSLVEVRGQCVRHSEERDTPKMYCSAEGEWLVPIGKCVCSAGYEERQDACVACELGFYKSAPGDQLCARCPSHSHSAAPATQACRCDLSYYRAALDPPSAACTRPPSAPVNLISSVNGTSVTLEWAPPLDPGGRSDITYNAVCRRCPWALGRCEKCGGGTRFVPQQTSLVQASLLVANLLAHMNYSFWIEAVNGVSDLSPEPRQAAVVNITTNQAAPSQVVVIRQERAGQTSVSLLWQEPEQPNGIILEYEIKYYEKDKEMQSYSTLKAVTTRATVSGLKPGTRYVFQVRARTSAGCGRFSQAMEVETGKPRPRYDTQTIVWICLTLITGLVVLLLLLICKKRHCGYSKAFQDSDEEKMHYQNGQAPPPVFLPLHHPPGKIPEPQFYSEPHTYEEPGRMGRSFTREIEASRIHIEKIIGSGESGEVCYGRLRVPGQRDVPVAIKALKAGYTERQRRDFLSEASIMGQFDHPNVIRLEGVVTRGRLAMIVTEYMENGSLDAFLRTHDGQFTITQLVGMLRGVGAGMRYLSDLGYIHRDLAARNVLVDGNLVCKVSDFGLSRVLEDDPEAAYTTTGGKIPIRWTAPEAITFRTFSSASDVWSFGVVMWEVLAYGERPYWNMTNRDVISSVEEGYRLPAPMGCPQALHQLMLDCWHKDRAQRPRFSQIVSILDALIRNPESLRATATVSRDVRALGITLMGHQKKILGSIQTMRTQLTGTQGPHRHL